The Microbacter sp. GSS18 genome has a segment encoding these proteins:
- a CDS encoding alpha-1,2-fucosyltransferase gives MTRGTVILPFGRQFAGKTDFLTREGYKGLRPIDGISPFTALGAADPTLAPLATSARTSPRAALDVRKSLSQTLADSGADVMVVDNTPALLRLRRHGDQLYTLIPGEKTDLMDMLWNDDEAEARTRSVSVTETGLDPELRAAYLAFADACVEQFGQDRIVLVRSHVPRFSVADDGTIGLATGRWREARLLDELDHLFASHVGCRVSDAATTVFPTGPAWQSFGVAARRPIEDDLIRIIEDPAGQAPARDLPPPRTEPSAADLIADAVRDGVPMPVRRIGTRLRTNPATPHDAVALAYLAQAGEISPRTLARLVRRAVRDPRSPAVQRTRAQWSESAGALRLQLGGADPRPRSLRPQIALACRPEVTLRLLSDGAVRVLRSEEPTEQDARDLAASHSPVSLRELPGVLRSWPYYLERGRRGVTAAVCVEVSGAAELADSCAWLPWRTILQEENVTFAVGRRAASEPDRVQDVTARTDLRFLFDPQSRIGTVGGGLMDQITHVALYETACAPIGAQAYYDDFRYTWWRAHNGFEADRLAPEVGDRRITRRISLSLTERFRAEVDSRPYLPWVYSQSRAWHSLGLRDAVFVARDDPNSRRLREQPVEFALHVYSDLESFHDLVERPPGAVTIFTTQDRMPIDEPSADKIRSVFRFDTLLEHETPPAGVAAMAERLQSSRYIALHVRRGDFLHDHFDVDGWHGTSGHYATAIDTILREADEDGTSESVNVAVFSDDLAHVANNTSEFGLDKISGDVVFVAGNSNYDSIWDSYLMSLCPVVIGSVGSFAATTSLLADAPSTFIRSTPGGVEVLWQRT, from the coding sequence ATGACGCGAGGAACGGTGATCCTCCCCTTCGGAAGACAGTTCGCGGGCAAGACGGACTTCCTCACACGCGAGGGCTACAAGGGGCTGCGGCCCATCGACGGCATCTCGCCGTTCACCGCGCTCGGTGCGGCCGATCCCACGCTCGCGCCGCTTGCGACTTCGGCTCGCACGAGCCCCCGGGCGGCTCTCGACGTGCGCAAGTCGCTGTCGCAGACCCTGGCCGACAGCGGAGCGGACGTCATGGTCGTCGACAACACCCCGGCGCTCCTGCGGTTGCGCCGCCACGGCGACCAGCTGTACACGCTGATCCCGGGCGAGAAGACCGACCTGATGGACATGCTGTGGAACGACGATGAGGCCGAAGCCAGGACTCGCTCGGTGAGCGTGACCGAGACGGGACTCGATCCCGAGCTGCGGGCGGCATACCTCGCATTTGCGGACGCGTGCGTGGAGCAGTTCGGCCAGGACCGGATCGTTCTGGTGCGCTCCCATGTGCCGCGGTTCTCCGTCGCGGACGACGGGACGATCGGTCTCGCGACAGGCCGGTGGAGAGAGGCGCGCCTGCTCGACGAGTTGGACCATCTGTTCGCCTCGCACGTCGGCTGCCGCGTGTCCGACGCGGCCACGACCGTCTTCCCGACCGGGCCGGCCTGGCAGTCCTTCGGCGTGGCGGCGCGACGTCCGATCGAAGACGACCTCATCCGCATCATCGAGGATCCAGCCGGTCAGGCGCCCGCCCGGGATCTCCCGCCACCGCGAACGGAACCCTCCGCCGCCGATCTCATCGCCGACGCCGTACGCGACGGTGTTCCGATGCCGGTCCGCCGCATCGGAACACGGCTGCGCACGAACCCTGCGACGCCGCACGATGCCGTGGCCCTCGCCTACCTCGCGCAAGCCGGTGAAATCTCCCCCCGGACGCTCGCGCGGCTCGTCAGGCGTGCTGTCCGAGACCCGAGGTCTCCGGCTGTGCAGCGCACTCGCGCGCAGTGGAGCGAATCCGCCGGCGCCTTGCGACTGCAGCTGGGCGGAGCCGATCCGCGGCCTCGGTCGTTGCGCCCGCAGATTGCACTGGCATGCCGCCCCGAAGTCACCCTCCGGCTGCTGTCGGACGGTGCCGTGCGCGTGCTGCGTTCAGAGGAGCCGACCGAGCAGGACGCGCGCGATCTCGCCGCATCGCATTCTCCCGTTTCTCTGCGGGAGCTGCCGGGCGTTCTGCGGTCTTGGCCGTACTACCTCGAGCGCGGTCGACGTGGGGTGACCGCTGCGGTGTGCGTCGAGGTCTCGGGTGCCGCTGAGCTGGCGGACAGCTGCGCCTGGCTTCCATGGCGCACGATCCTGCAGGAAGAGAACGTGACGTTCGCCGTGGGAAGACGCGCGGCCTCCGAACCCGACCGGGTGCAGGATGTCACGGCCCGCACCGACCTTCGCTTCCTCTTCGACCCCCAGTCGCGCATCGGCACCGTCGGGGGCGGACTGATGGATCAGATCACGCACGTCGCCCTCTACGAGACAGCCTGCGCGCCCATCGGCGCGCAGGCTTACTACGACGACTTCCGGTACACGTGGTGGCGTGCGCACAACGGCTTCGAGGCGGATCGCCTCGCACCGGAGGTCGGCGACCGACGGATCACGCGCCGGATCTCACTGTCCTTGACCGAACGGTTCCGCGCGGAGGTGGACAGTCGTCCCTACCTCCCGTGGGTCTACAGCCAGTCCCGAGCGTGGCACTCACTCGGTCTGCGTGACGCCGTCTTCGTCGCCCGCGACGATCCGAACTCCCGCCGTCTGCGCGAACAGCCTGTCGAATTCGCGCTCCATGTCTACTCCGACCTGGAGTCTTTCCACGACCTCGTCGAGCGGCCGCCAGGCGCGGTCACGATCTTCACCACGCAGGATCGCATGCCGATCGATGAGCCGAGCGCAGACAAGATCCGATCGGTCTTCCGTTTCGACACACTACTCGAGCATGAGACACCACCGGCCGGCGTTGCGGCGATGGCGGAGCGACTGCAGAGCAGCCGGTACATCGCGCTACACGTCCGGCGCGGAGATTTCCTCCATGACCACTTCGACGTGGACGGGTGGCACGGGACCTCCGGCCACTACGCGACAGCCATCGACACGATCCTCCGTGAAGCCGATGAGGATGGGACGAGTGAATCCGTGAACGTGGCCGTGTTCTCCGACGACCTGGCTCATGTCGCAAACAACACCTCGGAGTTCGGTCTCGACAAGATCAGCGGAGACGTCGTATTCGTCGCGGGAAACAGCAACTACGACTCGATCTGGGACTCGTACCTGATGTCGCTGTGCCCGGTCGTCATCGGATCGGTCGGGTCGTTCGCGGCCACGACGTCGCTGCTGGCCGATGCCCCGAGCACATTCATCCGATCAACCCCGGGAGGGGTCGAAGTGCTCTGGCAGCGCACGTAG
- a CDS encoding GtrA family protein, whose translation MPQESLGRRTKEVAAFLVVGLVAFFVDAAVYNILVFWVTGQGVLYDYPLTAKIISIAVASVATYIGNRFWTFGSRHLPHRWSRYVLFVVFNVTAILLQLGCLAFSRYVLGLEGPVPDNISGTFIGQIVATVFRFATYDRFVFRPEPEPAQAEPA comes from the coding sequence ATGCCCCAGGAGTCGCTCGGTCGCCGCACCAAGGAGGTGGCGGCGTTCCTCGTTGTCGGTCTTGTCGCCTTCTTCGTGGACGCAGCGGTGTACAACATCCTCGTGTTCTGGGTCACGGGTCAAGGTGTCCTGTACGACTACCCATTGACCGCGAAGATCATCTCCATCGCTGTCGCGTCGGTGGCCACGTACATCGGGAACCGGTTCTGGACCTTCGGGTCGCGCCATCTGCCGCATCGCTGGTCTCGCTACGTCCTGTTCGTGGTGTTCAACGTGACCGCCATCCTCCTTCAGCTGGGATGTCTGGCGTTCTCGCGCTACGTGCTGGGTCTCGAGGGCCCTGTGCCCGACAACATCTCCGGGACCTTCATCGGCCAGATCGTCGCGACGGTGTTCCGGTTCGCGACCTACGACCGATTCGTCTTCCGCCCCGAACCCGAACCGGCGCAGGCTGAGCCCGCATAG
- a CDS encoding glycosyltransferase gives MPCFNEESSVASVVADLKNAVPEIVVYVYDNNSTDATRDVAEAAGAIVRTEDARGKGNVIRRAFADVEADIYVMIDGDDTYDAAALPEMIQTLLDGPYDHVLGVRRQMTSTAYRPGHELGNRGFNWLVGNVFGAPVSDMLSGYRVMSRRFVKSFPAGSRGFEVETELTVHVMSIRAPQTEVAVGFKDRPAGSESKLRTYHDGLRILGLVVQLVRHERPLLFYGLIGSLLLVIAVLFGIPIVTEFIETGLVPRVPTTVLATGIGVFGALSIVIGLVLDGVLRARREMSRLMYLALSAPS, from the coding sequence GTGCCATGCTTCAACGAAGAGTCCTCCGTGGCTTCCGTGGTGGCGGATCTGAAGAACGCCGTGCCGGAGATCGTGGTCTACGTCTACGACAACAACAGCACCGACGCGACACGGGATGTCGCCGAGGCCGCAGGCGCAATAGTGCGCACGGAGGATGCACGGGGCAAGGGGAACGTGATCCGGCGCGCATTCGCCGACGTCGAAGCCGACATCTACGTCATGATCGACGGCGATGACACATATGACGCCGCCGCTCTGCCGGAGATGATCCAGACGCTTCTGGACGGCCCGTACGACCATGTGCTCGGCGTGCGTCGCCAGATGACCTCCACCGCTTACCGCCCCGGGCACGAACTGGGCAACCGCGGGTTCAACTGGCTCGTGGGCAACGTCTTCGGTGCGCCCGTGAGCGACATGCTCAGCGGCTACCGTGTGATGTCGCGGCGCTTCGTCAAGAGCTTTCCGGCGGGCTCACGTGGTTTCGAGGTCGAGACCGAGCTCACGGTCCACGTCATGAGCATTCGCGCTCCCCAGACGGAGGTCGCCGTCGGCTTCAAGGACCGACCCGCGGGCAGCGAGAGCAAGCTGCGCACCTATCACGATGGCCTGCGCATCCTGGGTCTCGTCGTGCAGCTCGTGCGCCATGAGAGGCCGCTGCTGTTCTACGGACTCATCGGATCGCTGCTGCTGGTCATCGCGGTGCTCTTCGGGATCCCCATCGTGACCGAGTTCATCGAAACGGGCCTCGTCCCCCGCGTGCCGACCACCGTGCTCGCGACAGGAATCGGCGTGTTCGGAGCCCTGTCGATCGTCATCGGGCTCGTGCTCGACGGCGTGCTGCGCGCACGCCGCGAGATGAGCCGGCTCATGTACCTCGCACTCAGCGCGCCGAGCTGA
- a CDS encoding DUF6020 family protein — MSAASPSPGEHVGPHSVDRETHRSPQTGHTAGEGDARTSWTSGIAQWVIAAVGAWFVVLALATGTSPGSIFERVDSSAVVAGAAFVGVALLGKLALWSTPRAIWAWAIPLGMTLGLSHVAGISLMRSQADLALFSPSQPPAELLWSAAQFIGTATAATWLIALALRLIEQRAPASPAPDSPSEPSTQGSIDRFFLRLREGRIGAFAWVFAAIVLARVPYLILWWPGIMPFDSLRPFSYAETGVWEQLDPIGHSFLIVGANGLANSLGWGDSGGVAIGAIVQLATNSAAFAFMLTRVAAWGVPGRLWAVMAGWVALLPTFGVFSVTVVKDVPFTTAFVVFLTCFGELILGRSRDAGNRLWPWIGLAASGVAMFALRNNGIIVLVASFVALAIVLRRQWRHLLGAVAVCAVAFGLYAGPLMWAVDALPTRSTETWSVPLQQIARIAQDHPDSLSAEDRAFIGELFPNWTLADIGEQYRPGISDPIKDEASRWWEAHSTTDVLSNWLRLMREYPLSAVTATLANTVGYWSPSAQPWYGHGLTIASRNDVRGIHLDIPYGPVDVGVRGAIERHELLGETLRQTPILGIALAPGLVTWLWVVAAIGVIRKRDVRTLVWFVAPAMLLLTVLAGPVSGSMRYALPFFAALPLAWAIAVTARRRARDVTPPEAAAGDAESVGPLNG, encoded by the coding sequence GTGAGCGCTGCTTCGCCGAGCCCCGGAGAACACGTCGGCCCGCACTCGGTGGACCGCGAGACGCACCGTTCCCCTCAGACCGGCCACACCGCCGGCGAGGGCGACGCGCGCACCTCGTGGACCTCCGGAATCGCGCAGTGGGTCATCGCTGCGGTGGGAGCATGGTTCGTCGTCCTGGCTCTGGCGACCGGCACGTCACCCGGTTCGATCTTCGAGCGCGTCGACTCATCTGCGGTCGTGGCGGGTGCGGCTTTCGTCGGCGTCGCGCTCTTGGGCAAGCTCGCTCTGTGGTCCACCCCACGCGCAATATGGGCGTGGGCGATTCCGCTGGGCATGACGCTGGGGCTTTCCCACGTCGCAGGCATCTCGCTGATGCGGTCGCAAGCCGACTTGGCGCTCTTCTCCCCCAGTCAGCCGCCTGCCGAGCTACTGTGGTCCGCTGCACAGTTCATCGGCACGGCGACCGCAGCAACGTGGCTGATCGCGCTCGCACTACGGCTCATCGAGCAGCGTGCGCCTGCCTCGCCTGCTCCCGACTCCCCGTCGGAGCCGTCCACGCAGGGGTCGATCGATCGGTTCTTCCTGCGGCTCCGCGAGGGTCGTATCGGGGCTTTCGCGTGGGTGTTCGCCGCCATCGTGCTCGCTCGTGTTCCATATCTCATCCTGTGGTGGCCGGGGATCATGCCGTTCGATTCCCTCCGGCCTTTCTCCTACGCAGAGACGGGGGTCTGGGAGCAGCTCGACCCCATCGGGCACTCATTCCTCATCGTGGGCGCGAACGGGCTCGCGAACAGCCTCGGGTGGGGGGACAGCGGGGGTGTCGCGATCGGCGCGATCGTGCAGCTCGCCACGAACTCTGCGGCGTTCGCCTTCATGCTCACGCGAGTGGCGGCATGGGGCGTTCCCGGGCGCCTCTGGGCGGTGATGGCGGGCTGGGTGGCCCTCCTCCCGACGTTCGGGGTCTTCTCGGTGACCGTCGTCAAGGACGTCCCGTTCACCACGGCCTTCGTGGTGTTTCTGACCTGCTTCGGGGAACTGATCCTCGGCCGGTCCCGCGACGCAGGCAATCGCCTGTGGCCGTGGATCGGCCTCGCCGCCTCAGGTGTTGCGATGTTCGCACTGCGCAACAACGGGATCATCGTCCTCGTCGCGTCGTTCGTCGCCCTCGCCATCGTGCTCCGACGCCAGTGGAGGCACCTGCTCGGCGCTGTCGCCGTCTGCGCAGTCGCCTTCGGGCTGTACGCCGGACCGCTCATGTGGGCGGTCGACGCCCTGCCGACGCGGTCGACCGAGACGTGGTCCGTCCCGCTTCAGCAGATCGCTCGGATCGCCCAAGATCACCCCGATTCTCTCAGCGCCGAAGACCGCGCGTTCATCGGCGAGCTGTTCCCGAACTGGACACTTGCCGACATCGGCGAGCAGTACCGGCCGGGGATCTCCGATCCGATCAAGGACGAGGCGAGCCGATGGTGGGAGGCCCACAGCACGACGGATGTGCTGTCGAACTGGCTGCGCCTGATGCGCGAGTACCCGCTGTCCGCGGTGACCGCGACTCTCGCCAACACCGTCGGCTACTGGTCCCCCAGCGCTCAGCCGTGGTACGGACACGGACTCACGATCGCATCCAGGAATGACGTTCGCGGCATCCACCTCGACATTCCCTATGGGCCCGTCGACGTCGGGGTGCGCGGCGCGATCGAACGCCATGAGCTGCTCGGAGAAACTCTGCGGCAGACTCCGATCCTCGGCATCGCACTCGCTCCCGGCCTGGTGACATGGCTGTGGGTCGTGGCGGCGATCGGCGTCATCCGAAAGCGGGATGTCCGGACACTCGTCTGGTTCGTCGCCCCGGCGATGCTCCTGCTCACGGTGCTCGCGGGCCCGGTCTCGGGAAGCATGCGCTATGCGCTGCCCTTCTTCGCCGCTCTCCCCCTCGCATGGGCCATCGCCGTCACCGCGCGCCGACGTGCGCGCGACGTCACGCCTCCGGAAGCAGCTGCCGGTGACGCCGAGAGCGTGGGACCGCTGAACGGGTAG
- a CDS encoding glycosyltransferase codes for MTAILRVMLDQVTAPTDADLATGARDLARALIATAPEGCAVEGIAPAGGAGDKAALPGLVDLRRTALARRELAAALQMGVTSGIGGGMIHAPTLLAPLVRHDRVHDHDQTVVTVWDMRPWETPAELPKSVVAWHRAMLKRAARHADAIVVPTHAIGERLSGVARLGSRVRVIAGAPAIDLAVPRDEVGRRRSLGLPEGFVLLSGTPAPSDALSVGFRAVAASGVDVPLVVVDVPEGLEPAVAEIAAAAGIPERRLHVRGALETLDRGAVYGAALALLAPSRRAAFPWRVIDALALGVPVIASASAVHRDVVVDGGMLVDAADDAALAEGMGEGLAQALSTTRAAERWAVLAADRGRAFSWHGAAERVWQLHADL; via the coding sequence ATGACGGCGATCCTGCGGGTCATGCTCGACCAGGTCACCGCGCCGACCGACGCCGACCTCGCCACCGGGGCGAGGGACCTCGCCCGGGCGCTCATCGCCACCGCGCCGGAGGGCTGCGCCGTCGAGGGCATCGCCCCCGCCGGAGGCGCCGGCGACAAGGCCGCGCTCCCGGGCCTCGTGGACCTCCGCCGCACGGCCCTGGCCCGTCGCGAGCTGGCCGCCGCTCTGCAGATGGGCGTGACCTCGGGCATCGGCGGCGGGATGATCCATGCTCCGACGCTGCTGGCGCCGCTGGTCCGCCACGATCGCGTCCACGACCACGACCAGACGGTCGTGACGGTGTGGGACATGCGCCCCTGGGAGACGCCCGCCGAGCTGCCGAAGTCCGTCGTGGCCTGGCATCGGGCGATGCTCAAGCGCGCGGCGCGGCACGCCGACGCGATCGTCGTCCCGACCCACGCGATCGGGGAGCGTCTGTCGGGCGTGGCCAGACTCGGCAGCCGCGTGCGCGTCATCGCGGGCGCCCCGGCGATCGACCTCGCGGTGCCGCGCGACGAGGTCGGACGGCGCCGCTCGCTGGGACTTCCCGAGGGGTTCGTGCTGCTGTCAGGCACCCCGGCGCCCTCGGATGCGCTGTCGGTAGGGTTCCGCGCGGTCGCCGCTTCCGGCGTGGACGTGCCCCTCGTGGTCGTCGACGTGCCCGAGGGGCTCGAGCCGGCGGTGGCGGAGATCGCCGCGGCGGCCGGCATCCCCGAGCGCCGACTGCACGTGCGCGGCGCGCTCGAGACCTTAGACCGCGGCGCCGTCTACGGCGCGGCGCTGGCGCTGCTGGCGCCCTCGCGGCGAGCCGCGTTCCCGTGGCGCGTGATCGACGCCCTCGCGCTCGGCGTCCCGGTGATCGCGTCGGCCTCGGCCGTCCACCGCGACGTCGTCGTCGACGGCGGCATGCTCGTCGACGCCGCGGACGACGCCGCGCTCGCCGAGGGCATGGGGGAGGGCCTCGCCCAGGCGCTTTCGACCACGCGGGCGGCCGAGCGCTGGGCCGTGCTCGCCGCCGACCGCGGGCGCGCCTTCTCGTGGCACGGCGCGGCGGAGCGGGTGTGGCAGCTGCACGCGGACCTGTGA
- a CDS encoding LCP family protein encodes MSIAPPRRQAPPAPGPARSLVEERPLRHPDTGSRAMMTRRGWWLVALGFLIPGSAQALAGNRRLGRIGLGATLGLWTAALLAVLVYALWRTVAIAIATNWFVLTAAQIVLIAYAVLWVVLAVDTLRLVRLVRTGPVARFGIALLAVVLMVVSGGSAAYAALYAGITRDTLGAIFGASGPSVPPSDGYYNILLLGADSGEGRDSMRFDSISVVSVNADTGATTITGIPRDMPHFPFADGPMKELYPDVHQGVADPNCGWTSGINQLRTEVEVCRDGDALYPDARANGSTPGVEATKDAAEGILGIEIPYYVFIDMNGFASLIDALGGVDITVEERLPKGGGPTYEGQPAEEWAFGWIEPGPQHMDGDTAQWYARSRYTTSDFDRMKRQRQLQEAILAQFTPQTVLTRFQEIAAAGTDLVETDLPQSLIPALADLALQAREQEVTTIELTPEGGIDEAEPDYAYIRELVQQTLHPPAPTEEP; translated from the coding sequence GTGAGCATCGCCCCGCCGCGTCGGCAGGCGCCGCCTGCGCCCGGGCCCGCCCGCAGCCTGGTCGAAGAGCGTCCGCTGCGCCATCCCGACACCGGCTCGCGCGCCATGATGACCCGCCGGGGCTGGTGGCTCGTGGCGCTGGGCTTCCTGATCCCGGGTTCGGCCCAGGCACTGGCCGGCAACCGCCGCCTCGGCCGCATCGGACTGGGCGCGACACTGGGCCTGTGGACGGCGGCCCTCCTCGCCGTGCTCGTGTACGCGCTGTGGCGCACCGTCGCGATCGCGATCGCGACGAACTGGTTCGTCCTCACCGCGGCGCAGATCGTGCTCATCGCCTACGCGGTGCTGTGGGTGGTGCTCGCCGTGGACACGCTGCGCCTGGTCCGCCTGGTGCGCACCGGCCCGGTCGCGCGGTTCGGCATCGCGCTGCTGGCCGTGGTGCTGATGGTCGTGTCGGGCGGTTCGGCGGCGTACGCGGCCCTCTACGCCGGCATCACGCGCGACACGCTGGGCGCGATCTTCGGCGCGAGCGGCCCGAGCGTTCCGCCGTCGGACGGCTACTACAACATCCTGCTGCTCGGCGCCGACAGCGGTGAGGGCCGCGACTCGATGCGCTTCGACAGCATCTCGGTGGTGTCGGTCAACGCCGACACCGGTGCGACGACGATCACCGGCATCCCGCGCGACATGCCCCACTTCCCGTTCGCGGACGGGCCCATGAAGGAGCTGTACCCCGACGTGCACCAGGGCGTCGCCGACCCGAACTGCGGCTGGACCAGCGGCATCAACCAGCTGCGCACCGAGGTCGAGGTCTGCCGCGACGGCGACGCGCTGTACCCCGACGCGCGCGCGAACGGATCAACGCCCGGCGTCGAGGCCACGAAGGATGCCGCCGAGGGGATCCTCGGCATCGAGATCCCCTACTACGTGTTCATCGACATGAACGGATTCGCATCGCTCATCGACGCCCTCGGCGGCGTCGACATCACCGTCGAGGAGCGCCTGCCCAAGGGCGGCGGGCCGACGTACGAGGGCCAGCCCGCTGAGGAGTGGGCCTTCGGCTGGATCGAGCCGGGGCCGCAGCACATGGACGGCGACACCGCGCAGTGGTACGCGCGCTCGAGGTACACCACGAGCGACTTCGACCGCATGAAGCGTCAGCGCCAGCTGCAGGAGGCGATCCTCGCGCAGTTCACGCCGCAGACGGTCCTGACCCGGTTCCAGGAGATCGCCGCCGCCGGCACCGACCTGGTCGAGACCGACCTGCCCCAGTCGCTCATCCCGGCGCTCGCCGACCTGGCGCTCCAGGCGAGGGAGCAGGAGGTCACGACGATCGAGCTCACTCCGGAGGGCGGCATCGACGAGGCCGAGCCCGATTACGCCTACATCCGCGAGCTGGTGCAGCAGACGCTGCATCCGCCGGCCCCGACCGAAGAGCCATGA
- the purE gene encoding 5-(carboxyamino)imidazole ribonucleotide mutase produces MGSDSDWRVMSDASQILTDLGVPHEVEVVSAHRTPDKLMRYAREARGRGLRVIVAGAGGAAHLPGMLASMTALPVVGVPVQLATLDGMDSLLSIVQMPAGIPVATVSINGAKNAGLLAARIIGAADAVLGDRIEEYARDLEAQVEEKNRRLKESL; encoded by the coding sequence ATGGGCTCCGACTCGGACTGGCGCGTCATGAGCGACGCGTCGCAGATCCTCACCGACCTCGGCGTCCCGCACGAGGTCGAGGTGGTGTCGGCCCACCGCACGCCCGACAAGCTCATGCGCTACGCCCGTGAGGCGCGGGGCCGCGGCCTGCGCGTCATCGTCGCCGGCGCGGGGGGCGCCGCGCACCTCCCCGGCATGCTGGCGTCGATGACGGCGCTGCCGGTGGTGGGGGTCCCGGTGCAGCTGGCGACGCTCGACGGCATGGACTCGCTGCTGAGCATCGTGCAGATGCCTGCCGGCATCCCCGTCGCGACGGTCTCGATCAACGGCGCCAAGAACGCCGGCCTCCTCGCCGCGCGGATCATCGGCGCCGCCGACGCCGTGCTCGGCGACCGCATCGAGGAGTACGCCCGCGACCTCGAGGCGCAGGTGGAGGAGAAGAACCGGCGGCTCAAGGAGTCGCTGTGA
- a CDS encoding 5-(carboxyamino)imidazole ribonucleotide synthase has translation MALRVGVVGGGQLARMMIAPAVEMGVELSVLAEAEGMSAALAATAVGDYRDAATVLAFARGVDVLTFDHEHVPQDVLAAVAEAGIPVHPGGPALRFAQDKIEMRERLEDLGMPQPEWAAVSGPAELQDFLDAHGGRAVVKTPRGGYDGKGVRVVSAATEADDWFAALAEDARGGSLLVEELVDFTRELAQQVARRPSGEMAVYPVVQTLQRDGVCAEVVAPAPHAGGRLADVAAKVGTAIAEGLGVTGMLAVELFETTDDRILVNELAMRPHNSGHWTQDGAVTDQFEQHLRAVLDLPLGDPSPRHPWSVMVNILGGPQSEGLTDRFGVAMAEHPAAKIHTYGKAPRPGRKVGHVNCSGEDLDDVAYQARAAAAFFDD, from the coding sequence ATGGCGCTGCGTGTCGGAGTCGTCGGCGGAGGGCAGCTGGCCCGGATGATGATCGCGCCGGCGGTCGAAATGGGGGTCGAGCTGAGCGTGCTCGCCGAGGCCGAAGGGATGTCGGCGGCCCTGGCGGCCACCGCGGTGGGCGACTATCGCGACGCCGCGACGGTGCTCGCGTTCGCCCGCGGCGTCGACGTGCTGACCTTCGACCACGAGCACGTGCCGCAGGACGTGCTCGCCGCCGTGGCCGAGGCCGGCATTCCGGTGCACCCGGGCGGTCCGGCGCTGCGGTTCGCACAGGACAAGATCGAGATGCGCGAGCGCCTCGAGGATCTCGGGATGCCCCAGCCGGAGTGGGCCGCGGTGTCGGGTCCGGCCGAGCTCCAGGACTTCCTGGACGCGCACGGCGGCCGTGCCGTCGTGAAGACCCCGCGCGGCGGATACGACGGCAAGGGCGTGCGCGTCGTGTCGGCGGCGACCGAGGCCGACGACTGGTTCGCAGCGCTCGCCGAGGACGCCCGCGGCGGCTCGCTCCTGGTCGAGGAGCTCGTCGACTTCACGCGCGAGCTCGCACAGCAGGTCGCGCGCCGCCCGTCCGGCGAGATGGCGGTGTACCCCGTCGTGCAGACGCTGCAGCGCGACGGCGTGTGCGCCGAGGTCGTCGCGCCCGCGCCCCACGCGGGCGGACGGCTCGCCGACGTCGCCGCGAAGGTCGGCACCGCGATCGCCGAGGGGCTCGGAGTCACCGGCATGCTGGCGGTGGAGCTGTTCGAGACCACCGACGACCGCATCCTGGTCAACGAGCTCGCGATGCGCCCGCACAACAGCGGGCACTGGACGCAGGACGGCGCCGTCACCGACCAGTTCGAGCAGCACCTGCGCGCGGTGCTCGACCTGCCGCTGGGCGACCCGTCGCCGCGGCATCCGTGGTCGGTCATGGTGAACATCCTCGGCGGCCCGCAGTCGGAGGGGCTGACCGACCGCTTCGGCGTCGCGATGGCCGAGCATCCGGCGGCCAAGATCCACACCTACGGCAAGGCGCCGCGCCCGGGCCGCAAGGTCGGTCACGTCAACTGCTCCGGCGAGGACCTCGATGACGTGGCCTACCAGGCCCGCGCCGCGGCCGCGTTCTTCGACGACTGA
- a CDS encoding PH domain-containing protein, whose translation MTQPTSYGGRPQTPAPGVEAPEKRVARFRPHARRLVWSALVLIAVAAACGYLLGNLSEPYEDWMLLAAAGAVVLLLVVLPYLSWLAHVYTITTQRVIERRGLFAPRVRELAHVRGYTVQLRRSILQRMWGAGTLTLSGGVEEPMRLADVPSAVLVQEVLVDQIEVNQILAHRDAQPLPTGPTVT comes from the coding sequence ATGACCCAGCCGACGTCCTACGGCGGGCGCCCGCAGACGCCCGCTCCGGGCGTCGAGGCGCCCGAGAAGCGGGTCGCGCGGTTCCGGCCCCATGCGCGGCGCCTGGTGTGGTCTGCTCTCGTGCTGATCGCGGTCGCGGCCGCGTGCGGCTACCTGCTGGGAAACCTGTCCGAGCCGTACGAGGACTGGATGCTGCTGGCCGCGGCCGGGGCGGTGGTGCTGCTGCTGGTGGTGCTGCCGTATCTGTCCTGGCTCGCCCACGTCTACACGATCACGACGCAGCGCGTCATCGAGCGCCGCGGGCTGTTCGCGCCGCGCGTGCGCGAGCTCGCCCACGTCCGCGGCTACACGGTGCAGCTGCGCCGAAGCATCCTCCAGCGGATGTGGGGCGCGGGGACGCTGACGCTGTCGGGCGGCGTCGAGGAGCCGATGCGGCTCGCGGACGTCCCCAGCGCCGTCCTCGTCCAGGAGGTGCTGGTCGACCAGATCGAGGTCAACCAGATCCTCGCGCACCGCGACGCCCAGCCCCTGCCGACCGGCCCCACCGTCACCTGA